One Erythrobacter aureus DNA segment encodes these proteins:
- a CDS encoding threonine ammonia-lyase — protein MIRDEIRMPTRQGVLAAADSIGRILPPTPLLPIEIEGVRCHVKAESLQPVGAFKIRGGWWRLSNLSDEEKRRGVVAVSSGNHAQGVAWAARRLGIAAAIVMPRNAPRVKLEATRALGTEIVLYDRPGEDRDEVAARLVKERGAVLVHAFGDPWVIEGQGSAGVEIEAQLGRSPSRLVVCCGGGGLAAGLALACPDSAIHVVEPEGWDMVGRALANGEIVHVGDDPPSTICDALQPDATKPINLAVLSGRAKPGVTVTDEEVRAAQRFAFARLNLVAEPGGAAALAAALAGKVPVDEDTVILLTGGNTDPASFAATLVDT, from the coding sequence ATGATCCGAGACGAAATCCGCATGCCGACCCGCCAGGGCGTTCTTGCCGCCGCCGATTCCATCGGTCGCATCTTGCCGCCGACGCCGCTGCTGCCGATCGAGATCGAAGGCGTGCGCTGTCATGTTAAGGCGGAGAGCCTGCAACCGGTGGGCGCGTTCAAGATCCGCGGCGGCTGGTGGCGGCTGTCCAACCTGTCCGACGAGGAGAAGAGGCGCGGCGTGGTCGCGGTGTCTTCGGGCAATCATGCACAAGGGGTGGCCTGGGCGGCCCGGCGGCTGGGTATCGCGGCGGCTATCGTCATGCCGCGCAATGCGCCCCGGGTAAAGCTGGAGGCGACGCGGGCGCTGGGGACGGAGATCGTGCTCTACGACCGACCCGGCGAGGATCGCGACGAAGTGGCTGCAAGGCTGGTGAAGGAACGCGGCGCCGTGTTGGTGCATGCTTTCGGCGATCCCTGGGTAATCGAAGGCCAGGGTAGCGCGGGCGTCGAGATCGAGGCGCAGCTCGGCCGCAGCCCTTCGCGACTGGTAGTGTGCTGCGGGGGCGGCGGATTGGCGGCCGGTCTCGCCCTCGCCTGTCCGGATAGCGCGATTCACGTGGTCGAGCCCGAAGGGTGGGACATGGTGGGTCGGGCGCTCGCAAATGGGGAGATCGTGCATGTCGGGGACGATCCGCCCTCGACGATCTGCGACGCCTTGCAACCCGATGCAACCAAGCCCATCAACCTCGCGGTTCTCTCAGGCCGCGCCAAACCGGGCGTGACGGTAACCGACGAAGAGGTGCGCGCCGCGCAGCGTTTCGCCTTCGCGAGGCTCAACCTGGTGGCCGAACCGGGCGGTGCCGCCGCGCTGGCCGCAGCGCTTGCCGGAAAAGTGCCGGTGGACGAGGATACCGTGATCCTGCTCACCGGCGGCAATACCGACCCCGCAAGCTTTGCCGCGACACTGGTCGATACATAG
- a CDS encoding helix-turn-helix domain-containing protein produces MTTRLEEYPNRIREFRKLRGMTQKELGNALGMTAVNIGHLELERRDPSLSNLRALARVLGVSVGDLLAARDTHKIMK; encoded by the coding sequence ATGACGACTCGGCTTGAGGAATACCCTAACCGGATAAGAGAGTTCCGCAAATTGCGTGGCATGACACAGAAGGAGTTGGGCAACGCCTTGGGAATGACGGCGGTAAATATCGGTCATTTGGAGCTTGAGCGTCGCGACCCCTCTCTGTCGAACTTGAGAGCGTTGGCTCGGGTTCTTGGGGTGTCCGTCGGTGACCTTCTTGCAGCGCGCGACACACATAAAATAATGAAATAG
- a CDS encoding alpha,alpha-trehalose-phosphate synthase (UDP-forming) encodes MPKARGAAGAQGGLAGALHAALKSRKGLWFGWSGQESGSGRTGHIDTQTSDGVTTATIDLSQRDIDEYYNGYANSTLWPLFHYRLDLAEYERETGKGYERVNERFADLSAPLIEPEDVVWVHDYHLIPLGERLRSRGLKNRIGFFLHIPWPATRLFVSLPYHERLVRTLLYYDVVGFQTEEWLDSFLHYCENELGAQVDKGSGAVTFEGRTTLARAYPIGIDWDHFSRLGETGDARQAQQRLLSSTRRRTAMIGVDRLDYSKGLPERIDGIGRFFERNPERVRDLVFIQIAPPSREDVESYQAIRAELEQKCGQINGARSEVDMVPIRYVNRGYSHAELFGFFRAAKIGLVTPLRDGMNLVAKEYVAAQDPEDPGVLILSRFAGAAAQLPDAVLVNPHSPDDIDHAIRTALDMPLAERKSRHEKMIATVRDDNVQQWTANFLRDLS; translated from the coding sequence GTGCCCAAGGCGCGCGGCGCGGCGGGGGCGCAGGGTGGTTTGGCGGGTGCGCTTCATGCGGCGCTGAAATCGCGCAAGGGCCTGTGGTTCGGCTGGTCCGGACAGGAAAGCGGCTCGGGGCGGACCGGCCATATCGACACGCAGACCAGCGATGGCGTGACCACCGCCACGATCGACCTCTCGCAGCGCGATATCGACGAATATTATAATGGCTATGCCAATTCGACACTCTGGCCGTTGTTCCATTATCGCCTCGACCTTGCCGAATACGAACGCGAGACGGGCAAGGGCTACGAGCGGGTCAACGAGCGCTTTGCCGACTTGTCCGCGCCGCTGATCGAGCCCGAGGATGTCGTATGGGTCCACGATTATCACCTGATCCCACTCGGTGAACGGCTGCGCTCGCGCGGGCTTAAAAACCGGATCGGCTTCTTCCTCCACATCCCTTGGCCTGCAACGCGCCTGTTCGTTTCGCTCCCTTACCACGAGCGCCTAGTACGCACCTTGCTCTACTACGACGTGGTCGGCTTCCAGACGGAAGAATGGCTCGACAGCTTCCTGCACTATTGCGAGAACGAGCTTGGCGCCCAGGTCGACAAGGGGAGCGGCGCGGTCACGTTCGAAGGGCGCACCACATTGGCGCGTGCCTATCCCATTGGCATCGATTGGGATCATTTTTCCCGCCTCGGCGAAACCGGTGACGCGCGGCAGGCACAGCAGCGCTTGCTCAGTTCGACCCGCCGTCGCACCGCGATGATCGGGGTCGACCGGCTCGATTATTCCAAGGGACTGCCCGAACGTATCGACGGGATCGGCCGTTTCTTCGAAAGAAATCCCGAGCGCGTGCGCGATCTCGTTTTCATCCAGATCGCACCGCCCAGCCGTGAAGATGTCGAGAGCTATCAGGCGATCCGCGCCGAGCTGGAACAGAAATGCGGCCAGATCAACGGCGCGCGCAGCGAGGTCGACATGGTGCCGATCCGCTACGTCAATCGCGGCTACAGCCATGCCGAACTATTCGGCTTTTTTCGCGCCGCGAAGATCGGTCTCGTGACCCCCTTGCGCGACGGGATGAACCTCGTAGCCAAGGAATATGTCGCTGCGCAGGACCCGGAGGACCCGGGCGTGCTGATCCTGTCGCGCTTCGCCGGGGCCGCCGCGCAATTGCCCGATGCCGTGCTGGTCAATCCGCACAGCCCCGACGATATCGACCATGCGATCCGCACCGCGCTCGACATGCCGCTCGCAGAGCGCAAGAGCCGCCATGAGAAGATGATTGCGACGGTGCGCGACGACAATGTGCAGCAATGGACCGCGAACTTCCTGCGCGACCTTTCGTAA
- the otsB gene encoding trehalose-phosphatase — MVEIASDPDAILVPPDMGDRLRVLRDRLEGRLALVSGRALDDVERHLGRLDLARAGSHGLDRIHADGRPAGSIPAPLPDEVITKLRHFAQDHGLLFELKTHGGALHYRQRPEYEKQAQAFAADLADKHGLAVKRGKAVVELVRPGASKRGAVEAFMEQPPFVGAMPLFIGDDVTDEDGFAGAADFGGFGIAVGERPSERAQYRLDNVAAVHHWLEI; from the coding sequence TTGGTCGAGATCGCATCCGATCCCGATGCCATCCTCGTTCCCCCGGATATGGGCGATCGGCTGAGGGTGTTGCGGGACCGGCTGGAGGGCCGGTTGGCACTTGTCAGCGGGCGCGCGCTGGATGATGTGGAACGGCATCTGGGCCGGCTCGACCTCGCGCGGGCCGGATCGCACGGCCTGGATCGAATCCATGCCGATGGGCGTCCCGCCGGATCGATACCCGCGCCGCTGCCGGACGAGGTGATTACGAAGCTGCGCCATTTTGCTCAGGATCATGGCTTGCTCTTCGAGCTGAAGACCCATGGCGGCGCCCTGCATTATCGCCAGCGGCCTGAATACGAAAAACAGGCGCAGGCTTTTGCCGCCGACCTTGCCGACAAACACGGGCTGGCGGTCAAACGCGGGAAAGCAGTGGTCGAACTGGTCCGACCCGGTGCCAGCAAACGGGGCGCCGTTGAAGCATTCATGGAACAACCGCCCTTTGTCGGCGCGATGCCGCTCTTCATCGGCGACGATGTGACCGATGAGGATGGTTTTGCAGGCGCGGCCGATTTTGGCGGTTTCGGCATTGCCGTGGGCGAACGCCCCAGCGAGCGGGCACAATACAGGCTCGACAACGTTGCTGCAGTGCACCATTGGTTGGAGATATGA
- a CDS encoding GxxExxY protein, whose protein sequence is MRGSNDQISSVVIEEAIGIHRELGPGLFETVYETVLAGRIEKRGLRAERQVPVPIEFDGHAFGAAFKIDILVENALILEIKSVEQLSKVHAKQMLTYLRLTKQPVGLLLNFSAPTMREGIRRLVNNYRPE, encoded by the coding sequence GTGAGGGGATCAAACGACCAGATTTCCTCTGTCGTTATCGAGGAGGCGATAGGTATCCATCGGGAGTTGGGACCGGGCCTCTTCGAGACTGTTTATGAAACGGTCCTGGCCGGTCGTATCGAGAAGCGTGGCTTGCGGGCGGAACGGCAAGTGCCGGTGCCCATAGAATTCGACGGCCACGCCTTCGGCGCGGCATTCAAGATCGATATTCTGGTCGAAAATGCGCTCATCCTGGAGATCAAGTCGGTCGAGCAGTTGAGCAAGGTTCACGCCAAGCAGATGCTCACCTATTTGCGTCTGACCAAACAGCCCGTAGGGCTGCTCCTCAACTTCTCTGCGCCCACCATGCGCGAAGGCATCAGAAGGCTGGTGAACAATTACCGCCCCGAGTAA
- a CDS encoding saccharopine dehydrogenase family protein: protein MSTVLVIGAGGVSSVCVHKMAMNAEIFSDIHLASRTKSKCDAIAASVKERTGQDVATYEIDAEEVPAMVNLIRKVGPSLVVNLALPYQDLPIMDACLEAGVDYLDTANYEPKDEAKFEYKWQWAYHDRFKEAGLMALLGSGFDPGVTSVFTMWLKKHKLKTIRQLDILDCNGGDHGQAFATNFNPEINIREVTAPARHWEGGEWVETPAMGKKVEFDFEAVGAKNMYMMYHEELESLAKFNPELERARFWMTFGDEYIKHLTVLQNVGMTRIDPVRYQGKDIIPLQFLAAVLPKPETLGETTKGNTNIGVIATGEALYGSGEKTFYINNICSHEAAYEETGNQAVSYTTGVPAMIGSAMMVTGKWDGDGVFNMEEMDPDPFMDMLNEHGLPWQVKELDGPVGF from the coding sequence ATGTCGACAGTCCTGGTGATCGGTGCCGGCGGTGTCAGCAGCGTCTGCGTCCATAAAATGGCGATGAACGCCGAAATTTTTTCGGACATCCACCTTGCCAGCCGCACGAAGTCCAAATGCGATGCGATCGCCGCTTCGGTGAAGGAGCGCACGGGGCAGGACGTGGCGACTTACGAAATCGACGCGGAAGAAGTCCCCGCGATGGTCAATCTGATCCGCAAGGTCGGGCCGAGCCTCGTGGTCAACCTGGCGCTGCCGTATCAGGATTTGCCAATCATGGACGCCTGCCTCGAAGCGGGCGTCGATTACCTCGACACCGCGAATTACGAGCCCAAGGACGAAGCCAAATTCGAATACAAGTGGCAGTGGGCCTATCACGACCGCTTCAAAGAGGCGGGGCTCATGGCGCTGCTCGGTTCGGGCTTCGATCCGGGCGTCACCAGCGTGTTCACCATGTGGCTCAAGAAGCACAAGCTGAAGACCATCCGCCAACTCGACATTCTCGACTGCAATGGCGGCGATCACGGCCAGGCCTTCGCCACCAACTTCAACCCGGAAATCAATATTCGCGAAGTGACCGCGCCCGCGCGTCACTGGGAAGGTGGCGAATGGGTCGAAACACCGGCGATGGGCAAGAAAGTCGAATTCGATTTCGAGGCGGTCGGCGCCAAAAACATGTACATGATGTATCACGAGGAGCTGGAAAGCCTCGCCAAGTTCAATCCCGAGCTGGAGCGCGCGCGCTTCTGGATGACCTTTGGCGACGAATACATCAAGCATCTGACCGTGCTGCAGAATGTCGGCATGACGCGCATCGATCCGGTCCGCTATCAGGGCAAAGACATCATCCCGCTGCAATTCCTTGCCGCCGTGCTGCCCAAGCCCGAAACGCTGGGCGAAACAACCAAGGGCAACACCAATATCGGCGTGATCGCGACCGGCGAGGCGCTCTACGGATCGGGCGAAAAGACATTTTATATCAACAACATCTGCTCCCATGAGGCCGCATACGAAGAAACTGGCAACCAGGCAGTTTCCTATACGACCGGCGTTCCGGCGATGATCGGTTCGGCCATGATGGTCACCGGAAAATGGGACGGCGACGGGGTTTTCAACATGGAAGAAATGGACCCCGATCCCTTCATGGACATGCTCAATGAACACGGCCTGCCCTGGCAGGTGAAGGAGCTCGACGGGCCGGTTGGGTTCTAA
- a CDS encoding MAPEG family protein, with product MIESQILQPVVALMVWTMIMWLWMYATRIPAMSEAGIEPNDARRTKALDEELPAEVQWKAHNYNHLHEAPTVFYAVALLLALVGSGDGMNALIAWIYVGLRVIHSLVQATANVVMVRFVLYALSSVALMVLIFHAAIVVFDIHM from the coding sequence ATGATCGAATCGCAAATCCTGCAGCCCGTCGTCGCGCTCATGGTATGGACCATGATCATGTGGCTGTGGATGTATGCCACCCGTATTCCGGCGATGTCGGAGGCGGGAATCGAACCCAACGATGCGCGCCGGACAAAGGCGCTCGACGAGGAGCTGCCAGCCGAAGTCCAGTGGAAAGCGCATAATTACAACCACCTGCATGAGGCACCGACCGTCTTTTATGCGGTTGCCCTGCTGCTGGCCTTGGTCGGTTCGGGCGACGGGATGAATGCGCTGATCGCGTGGATTTACGTCGGTCTCAGGGTGATCCACTCGCTGGTGCAGGCGACCGCGAATGTCGTGATGGTGCGCTTCGTGCTCTACGCGCTGTCGAGCGTGGCGCTGATGGTGCTGATCTTCCACGCAGCCATCGTGGTGTTCGACATCCACATGTAA
- a CDS encoding glycoside hydrolase family 15 protein, with protein sequence MMQADLELSPIGNCQVSALLDREGAFVWGCVPRVDGDPVFCSLLNGDVRDRGIWRFELDGQTKATQRYERNTAILVTRLESEDGSAVEIHDFAPRFERSGRMYRPVAYARIVRPVAGAPRMRVVLTPMKDYGAGLAATTNGTNHVRYLIGPQALRLSTDAPVGYILEGRSYRVESDQHFFLGPDEPFVGNIRDEVRRMEAMTARYWRHWVRGLHIPLEWQEETIRAAIALKLCQHEETGAIVAALTTSIPEAANSQRNWDYRYCWIRDSYYTVQALNRLGALDVLEKYLAYLRNIVDQARGGQIQPLYSVMGADDLHESEAEHLAGYRGMGPVRVGNAAYKQVQYDCYGQIVMPTAQAFFDTRLLRMADERDFAHLEEVGEAAWAKHDKPDAGLWEFRTRQEVHTYSAVMCWAACDRLANVAATLGKGDRVVFWKKRAEAIRETIETNAWKKQGQHYGASFENGYLDASLLQLVELRYLKPDDERFLKTFAAVERDLRRGDHMLRYAAEDDFGAPETAFNVCTFWLIEALGLVGREEEAREIFCSMLSHTTSSGLLSEDLDYETGELWGNFPQTYSLVGIINCAGLLSKPWSEVR encoded by the coding sequence ATGATGCAGGCCGATCTCGAGCTGTCCCCCATCGGCAATTGTCAGGTCAGCGCGCTGTTGGATCGCGAGGGCGCCTTCGTCTGGGGGTGCGTTCCGCGAGTCGATGGTGATCCGGTGTTTTGCTCGCTGCTTAATGGCGATGTTCGCGACCGGGGCATCTGGCGCTTCGAACTCGACGGCCAGACCAAGGCCACGCAGCGCTACGAACGCAACACCGCGATCCTGGTCACCCGCCTCGAGAGTGAGGATGGCAGTGCGGTCGAAATCCACGATTTCGCGCCGCGGTTCGAGCGTTCGGGCCGAATGTACCGGCCTGTAGCCTATGCCCGTATCGTAAGGCCCGTGGCCGGCGCTCCGCGCATGCGCGTCGTACTCACGCCGATGAAGGATTACGGGGCGGGGCTGGCCGCAACCACCAATGGCACCAACCACGTCCGCTACCTGATCGGCCCGCAGGCACTGCGCCTGTCGACCGATGCGCCTGTCGGCTACATCCTCGAAGGGCGCAGCTACCGCGTGGAGAGCGACCAGCATTTCTTCCTTGGTCCGGACGAACCCTTCGTCGGCAACATCCGCGACGAGGTACGCCGGATGGAGGCGATGACCGCGCGGTACTGGCGGCACTGGGTACGCGGCCTGCACATCCCGCTCGAATGGCAGGAAGAGACGATCCGCGCGGCGATTGCGCTCAAACTGTGTCAGCACGAGGAAACCGGCGCGATTGTCGCCGCGCTGACCACATCGATTCCCGAAGCCGCGAACAGCCAGCGCAACTGGGACTATCGCTATTGCTGGATCCGCGACAGCTATTACACCGTGCAGGCGCTCAATCGCCTCGGCGCGCTCGACGTGCTGGAGAAATACCTCGCCTATTTGCGCAATATCGTCGACCAGGCGCGCGGCGGGCAGATCCAGCCGCTCTATTCGGTCATGGGTGCCGACGACCTCCACGAGTCCGAGGCTGAGCATCTTGCCGGATATCGCGGCATGGGGCCTGTCCGCGTTGGCAATGCCGCCTACAAGCAGGTGCAGTACGATTGCTACGGCCAGATCGTCATGCCGACCGCGCAGGCTTTCTTCGACACACGTTTGCTGCGCATGGCCGACGAGCGCGATTTCGCCCATCTGGAGGAAGTAGGCGAGGCGGCCTGGGCCAAGCATGACAAGCCCGATGCGGGCCTGTGGGAATTCCGCACCCGGCAGGAAGTGCACACCTATTCGGCCGTTATGTGCTGGGCAGCGTGCGACCGGCTCGCCAATGTCGCTGCGACGCTGGGCAAAGGCGATCGGGTGGTTTTCTGGAAGAAGCGCGCCGAAGCGATCCGGGAGACGATTGAGACGAATGCCTGGAAGAAGCAGGGCCAGCATTATGGAGCCAGTTTCGAAAACGGCTATCTCGATGCCAGCCTGCTGCAATTGGTGGAATTGCGCTATCTCAAGCCGGACGACGAGCGTTTTCTGAAAACCTTCGCCGCGGTCGAACGCGACCTGCGCCGGGGCGATCACATGCTGCGCTACGCCGCCGAGGACGATTTCGGCGCGCCAGAGACGGCCTTCAACGTCTGCACCTTCTGGCTGATCGAGGCTCTGGGGCTGGTCGGTCGGGAGGAGGAAGCGCGCGAGATCTTCTGCTCGATGCTCAGTCACACGACCAGTTCGGGGTTACTAAGCGAAGATCTCGATTATGAAACCGGCGAGCTGTGGGGGAACTTCCCGCAGACCTACTCGCTGGTTGGTATAATCAATTGTGCCGGACTGTTGAGCAAACCCTGGAGCGAAGTGCGCTGA
- a CDS encoding tyrosine-protein phosphatase encodes MIRDAFLDTQGIHNFRDYGGWKTRGGGTVRTGLLYRSGHHVEATDTDLSAIAHLGIHTVIDLRGQSERSAHPCRRVEGFDGEVVFYDGETTSSPPHMDIDPDMAASDFARERMLAVYTRMPDNPAMIDMFGRYLNILVEREGASLVHCYAGKDRTGVAATMLLHILGVSEDDQRREFLRTNDSPTFDVLARQSLPGIEARLGRKLDEGAAKDLLGVREEYLDRYLEIASQRHGSFDGYLERAIGVDDALRDALIARFVA; translated from the coding sequence ATGATTCGCGACGCATTTCTCGACACCCAGGGCATCCACAATTTCCGCGATTACGGCGGCTGGAAGACGCGCGGCGGCGGGACGGTGCGCACCGGCCTGCTCTACCGCTCGGGCCACCATGTCGAGGCCACCGATACAGACCTTTCGGCCATCGCCCACCTCGGCATCCACACGGTTATCGATCTGCGCGGGCAAAGCGAGCGTTCGGCCCATCCCTGCCGCAGGGTCGAAGGATTCGATGGCGAGGTGGTCTTCTACGACGGGGAGACGACCAGCAGCCCGCCACATATGGATATCGATCCGGACATGGCCGCTTCCGACTTCGCGCGCGAACGGATGCTAGCGGTCTACACCCGTATGCCCGACAACCCGGCGATGATCGACATGTTCGGACGCTATCTCAATATCCTCGTCGAGCGGGAGGGCGCGAGCCTGGTGCATTGTTATGCCGGCAAGGACCGCACCGGTGTTGCGGCGACCATGCTGCTGCATATCCTCGGCGTGTCGGAAGACGATCAGCGCCGCGAATTCCTGCGCACCAATGACAGCCCGACCTTCGATGTTCTCGCGCGCCAGTCGCTTCCGGGAATCGAGGCGCGGCTGGGGCGCAAGCTCGACGAAGGCGCGGCGAAGGACCTGCTCGGCGTGCGCGAAGAATATCTCGACCGCTATCTCGAAATCGCGAGCCAGCGGCATGGCAGCTTCGATGGCTATCTCGAACGGGCGATAGGTGTGGATGACGCACTGCGCGATGCGCTGATTGCACGCTTCGTGGCGTGA
- the trxB gene encoding thioredoxin-disulfide reductase, translated as MATHRTKMLIIGSGPAGYSAAIYGARAMMEPIVVQGLQPGGQLTITTDVENYPGFADVIQGPWLMEQMQKQAEHVGTRMMWDTIVDVDLSNGSPFKAVGDSGDEYIADVLVICTGAQAKWLGVPGEQELGGKGVSACATCDGFFYRGKKVAVIGGGNTAVEEALYLTNHSDDVTLIHRRDELRAEKILQERLLNHPKITCVWNKTVESFEAGPGGALGHLNLRDTVTGEDSTLEVDGAFVAIGHAPATELFKGKLPMDEGGYLLTEPGSPKTEIPGVFAAGDVTDHTYRQAVTAAGMGCMAALDAERFLATLDVAEREAAE; from the coding sequence ATGGCTACCCATCGCACCAAAATGCTCATCATCGGCTCCGGCCCGGCGGGATACTCCGCCGCCATTTACGGCGCGCGCGCGATGATGGAGCCGATCGTGGTGCAGGGCCTCCAACCGGGCGGCCAGTTGACGATCACCACCGATGTCGAGAACTATCCCGGCTTTGCCGACGTTATCCAAGGCCCCTGGCTGATGGAACAGATGCAGAAGCAGGCCGAACACGTCGGCACGCGGATGATGTGGGATACGATCGTCGATGTCGACCTGTCGAACGGTTCGCCCTTCAAGGCCGTGGGCGACAGCGGCGATGAATATATCGCCGACGTGCTGGTGATCTGTACCGGCGCGCAGGCCAAGTGGCTGGGCGTTCCGGGTGAGCAGGAACTGGGCGGCAAGGGCGTGTCCGCCTGCGCGACCTGCGATGGGTTCTTCTATCGCGGCAAGAAGGTCGCTGTGATCGGTGGCGGCAATACCGCGGTCGAGGAAGCGCTCTACCTCACCAACCACTCGGACGATGTGACCCTGATCCACCGCCGCGACGAGCTGCGCGCGGAGAAAATTCTGCAGGAGCGCCTGCTCAACCACCCCAAGATCACCTGTGTCTGGAACAAGACCGTCGAAAGCTTCGAGGCCGGCCCGGGTGGCGCGCTGGGCCACCTCAACCTGCGCGATACCGTGACCGGCGAGGACAGCACGCTGGAAGTCGACGGCGCCTTCGTAGCTATCGGCCACGCGCCCGCGACCGAACTGTTCAAGGGCAAGCTGCCGATGGACGAGGGCGGCTATCTGCTGACCGAACCCGGCTCGCCCAAGACCGAGATCCCGGGCGTATTCGCGGCAGGCGACGTCACCGACCATACCTATCGCCAGGCGGTGACTGCGGCGGGCATGGGCTGCATGGCCGCGCTCGATGCCGAGCGCTTCCTCGCCACGCTCGACGTGGCGGAGCGCGAAGCGGCGGAATAA
- a CDS encoding MAPEG family protein, with amino-acid sequence MQAQMLAPAAVLVAWSLVMLFWMAFTRFPALAKVGIAVGNAPAGVRGQDSEAALPPQVNWKSHNYTHLMEQPTVFYAAVVIIAIMGPSAGDALAAWIYVGLRIVHSIWQATVNKVPVRFMLFLAGSLVLVFLAYRALSLTLFHDPGLAPA; translated from the coding sequence ATGCAAGCCCAGATGCTCGCACCTGCCGCGGTGCTCGTGGCATGGTCGCTCGTCATGCTGTTCTGGATGGCCTTCACACGCTTTCCCGCGCTGGCAAAGGTCGGCATCGCTGTCGGCAATGCGCCGGCCGGTGTGCGCGGGCAGGATAGCGAAGCCGCGCTGCCGCCGCAGGTGAACTGGAAATCGCACAATTACACGCACCTGATGGAACAGCCCACGGTCTTCTACGCGGCCGTGGTCATCATCGCGATCATGGGTCCGAGCGCCGGAGACGCACTGGCGGCGTGGATCTATGTCGGCCTCAGGATCGTCCATTCGATCTGGCAGGCAACGGTGAACAAGGTTCCCGTCCGCTTCATGCTTTTCCTGGCAGGATCGCTGGTGCTGGTCTTCCTCGCCTACCGTGCCCTATCGCTGACCCTCTTCCACGATCCCGGCCTCGCGCCGGCCTGA
- a CDS encoding S41 family peptidase has protein sequence MPLLAIAALPFASTVPAIAQSPDADHTAAQTEAFDASAAWDEFEQLLRGKYAYIDRDDIDVEAQLDRSRALAAEAADEVELRSIFHRTALTFMDPHLIVGPFADTDYAIVMTAADLDAQFVAGRAVITDVRRGSPAFEAGIRPGDIIAEVDGAAPDLAARLPFGDVLPEPTVAQLDYGLMLAVNGKRAGSRHLKVISPDQQARAVELRSTRDWANSLRGREPVELEFVGKDRDIAILRPLNSLGNNETITAFDGALEKAIKAGAKALILDLRDTPSGGNTEVGRSIIGHFVTEVSPYQMHRIPALEREFTVPRQFVEYVFPRGPHYAGPVAVLHGRWTGSMGEGVVIGMDAAAPNAVTIGSDMGDLLGALWNFTLEKSHARVDLGGEAMFHVDGTPREDYVADIPVTPADSTPNGSDPAVAAALDYFASLAKN, from the coding sequence ATGCCTTTGCTCGCTATAGCCGCGCTTCCCTTCGCTTCGACCGTGCCCGCGATCGCGCAATCGCCCGATGCCGATCACACAGCCGCCCAGACCGAAGCCTTCGATGCTTCTGCCGCATGGGACGAGTTCGAGCAGCTGCTGCGGGGCAAATATGCTTATATCGACCGCGACGATATTGATGTGGAGGCGCAACTGGACCGATCCCGCGCACTCGCGGCGGAAGCAGCCGATGAGGTCGAGTTGCGCAGCATCTTCCATCGCACCGCGTTGACATTCATGGACCCGCATCTGATCGTCGGTCCATTCGCCGACACGGATTACGCCATTGTCATGACGGCGGCCGATCTCGACGCGCAGTTCGTGGCGGGCAGGGCGGTGATAACCGACGTCAGGCGCGGCTCGCCGGCTTTCGAAGCGGGCATCAGGCCGGGTGATATAATCGCAGAAGTGGATGGAGCTGCGCCAGACCTCGCGGCGCGCCTGCCCTTTGGTGACGTGCTGCCCGAGCCGACTGTAGCACAGCTCGACTATGGATTGATGCTGGCGGTCAACGGCAAGCGCGCAGGCTCGCGTCATCTGAAGGTTATCTCGCCTGACCAGCAGGCCAGGGCGGTTGAGCTAAGGTCGACGCGCGACTGGGCGAATTCCTTGCGCGGGCGTGAGCCGGTGGAGCTGGAATTTGTTGGCAAGGATCGCGACATCGCGATTCTCCGTCCGCTGAACTCGCTGGGGAACAATGAGACGATTACCGCATTCGACGGTGCGCTCGAAAAGGCGATAAAGGCAGGGGCAAAGGCGCTGATCCTCGACCTGCGCGACACGCCGAGCGGCGGCAACACCGAAGTGGGCCGGTCGATCATCGGCCATTTCGTGACCGAGGTGAGCCCTTATCAGATGCACCGTATCCCCGCGCTGGAGCGCGAGTTCACCGTGCCGCGCCAGTTTGTCGAATATGTCTTCCCGCGCGGGCCGCATTATGCGGGGCCGGTTGCTGTGCTGCATGGCCGCTGGACGGGTAGCATGGGCGAAGGCGTGGTGATCGGCATGGATGCCGCCGCGCCCAATGCCGTCACCATTGGCTCCGACATGGGCGATCTGCTGGGTGCGCTGTGGAATTTCACGCTTGAGAAGAGCCATGCGCGGGTCGATCTGGGCGGGGAAGCCATGTTCCATGTCGACGGAACCCCGCGTGAGGATTACGTGGCCGATATCCCAGTCACCCCGGCAGATAGCACCCCCAATGGCAGCGATCCCGCCGTCGCGGCGGCGCTGGACTATTTCGCTTCGCTCGCGAAGAATTGA